A genome region from Carya illinoinensis cultivar Pawnee chromosome 2, C.illinoinensisPawnee_v1, whole genome shotgun sequence includes the following:
- the LOC122300921 gene encoding GBF-interacting protein 1-like isoform X4, translating to MVSNGSVVEGGETQLLSARVRRTIQSIKEIVGNHSELDIYAALKETNMDPNETAQKLLNQDPFHEVKRRRDKKKENMEYKGSVDPQSHSENVGQGMKLHPFSDRNVRRGGGYTRKALPGIKFRVVRDNRVNQNTDKEVKPALPQHTRSTNEKVIPNVPAKGFTETSGSQKPFGGRSSSQTLNGPNESHPRHPRDASLRKNDGKVPEEKRSSVSYTNSRMQAAKLNNSHPSPASLASSSSAVGVYFSSTDPVHVPSPDSRPSGTVGAIKREVGVVGVRRQHSDNSVKTSTMPSNSFANSLLVKDGSSESFRPLNVFSRTDQRSQTTATDSVIASMSVSRSFLSNQNSGRPHQQPVSHQKASQHKIAWKPKSSQKSAVSSPGVIGTPTKSISPPAENLEDLESETDKFQDKLSSVNIYENQNVIIAQHIRVPETDRCRLTFGSIGTEFDSSRNLVSGLQAVGTTEESNGDPPASLSVSAPESSGDDASGSRLAELHDGLVRNSGSDSPSSVVASEHQLPDKKQSSSPQNLDNYADIGLVRDNSPSYVPSESQHHQDPPELSGFSAYDPQTGYDIPYFRPTVDETIRGQGLPSPQEALSSHTTNSIPASTIAMVQQQQPPVAQMYPQVHVSHFPNLMPYRQFLPPLYVSPMAMPGYSSNAAYPHPSNGSSYLLMPGGSSHVNASSLKYGVQQFKPVPAGSPTGFGNFTNPTGYINAPGVVGGANGLEDSSRIKYKDGNIYVSNPQAEASEIWIQNPRELPGMQSTPYYNMPAQSPHGAYMPSHTGHASFNAAAAQSSHMQFPGMYHPSPQPAAITSPHHLGPAMGGNVGVGVAAAAPGAQVGGYQQPQLGHLNWTTNF from the exons atccATTCCATGAGGTCAAGAGAAGAAGAGATAAGAAGAAGGAG AATATGGAGTACAAGGGCTCTGTGGATCCACAAAGTCATTCTGAGAATGTTGGTCAAGGGATGAAACTTCATCCATTTTCTGATCGTAATGtccgaagaggaggaggctatACAAGGAAAGCTTTACCTG GTATCAAGTTCCGTGTTGTGAGAGATAATAGAGTTAATCAAAATACAGATAAAGAAGTGAAGCCTGCTTTGCCGCAACATACAAGGTCTACCAATGAGAAAGTGATCCCAAATGTTCCTGCAAAGGG ATTTACAGAAACCTCAGGCAGTCAGAAGCCCTTTGGTGGACGAAGTTCATCTCAGACTTTGAATGGGCCGAATGAATCACACCCTAGACATCCTCGGGATGCCAGTTTGAGGAAAAATGATGGGAAAGTACCAGAGGAAAAGCGGTCTTCAGTTTCCTACACAAATTCTCGGATGCAAGCAGCAAAGTTAAACAACTCCCACCCAAGTCCTGCAAGTCTGGCATCAAGCAGTTCTGCTGTTGGGGTGTATTTCTCTTCCACAGATCCGGTTCATGTGCCATCTCCAGATTCCCGACCCTCAGGAACTGTTGGAGCTATTAAGCGTGAAGTTGGTGTCGTCGGTGTTCGTAGACAGCATTCTGACAATTCTGTCAAAACGTCTACCATGCCAAGTAATTCTTTCGCAAATTCACTTTTGGTTAAGGATGGTTCTTCAGAATCATTTCGACCCCTCAATGTGTTTTCTAGAACTGACCAGCGGAGCCAAACTACTGCAACTGATTCTGTTATTGCCAGCATGTCAGTCAGCAGATCATTCTTAAGCAACCAGAATAGTGGCAGGCCACATCAACAACCTGTTAGTCATCAGAAAG CTTCCCAGCATAAAATAGCGTGGAAACCTAAATCTAGCCAAAAGTCAGCTGTTAGTAGCCCTGGGGTAATTGGAACGCCTACAAAATCTATTTCGCCACCTGCTGAAAATCTAGAGGATTTGGAATCTGAAACAGACAAGTTCCAAGATAAGCTTTCAAGTGTAAACATCTATGAGAATCAAAATGTGATCATAGCACAGCATATACGAGTCCCTGAGACTGATCGCTGTCGGCTTACATTTGGCAGCATTGGGACTGAATTTGATTCTTCAAGGAATCTTGTTTCTGGACTGCAAGCTGTAGGAACTACAGAAGAATCAAATGGGGACCCTCCAGCGAG TTTGTCGGTGTCAGCTCCAGAGTCTTCTGGCGATGATGCTTCTGGTAGCAGGCTGGCAGAATTACATGATGGTCTTGTTAGAAATTCTGGATCTGATTCTCCATCTTCTGTAGTGGCTTCTGAGCATCAACTGCCTGATAAGAAACAGTCCTCAAGCCCTCAGAATTTGGATAATTATGCAGATATTGGATTGGTTCGAGACAATAGTCCATCTTATGTCCCGTCAGAGTCGCAGCACCATCAAGATCCTCCTGAACTATCAGGATTTTCG GCATACGATCCTCAGACCGGTTATGATATACCCTATTTTAGACCCACAGTGGATGAAACTATACGGGGCCAGGGTCTACCATCTCCTCAGGAG GCTTTAAGTTCACATACAACCAACAGCATCCCTGCATCAACAATTGCCATGGTACAACAGCAGCAACCGCCTGTAGCACAGATGTACCCGCAAGTTCATGTTTCCCATTTTCCGAATCTTATGCCATACCGTCAGTTCCTTCCCCCACTTTATGTTTCACCAATGGCCATGCCTGGCTATTCCAGTAATGCAGCGTATCCTCATCCATCAAATGGTAGCAGTTACTTGCTCATGCCGGGAGGTAGTTCACATGTAAATGCAAGCAGCCTGAAGTATGGAGTTCAACAGTTTAAGCCTGTTCCTGCTGGCAGTCCCACAGGGTTTGGAAATTTTACCAACCCAACAGGGTATATTAATGCTCCTGGTGTAGTTGGTGGTGCAAATGGGCTTGAAGATTCATCTAGAATCAAATACAAAGATGGCAATATTTATGTTTCAAATCCGCAG GCCGAGGCCTCTGAAATATGGATTCAGAACCCAAGGGAGCTTCCAGGTATGCAATCCACTCCGTACTACAACATGCCAGCGCAATCGCCTCATGGTGCCTATATGCCATCCCACACAGGTCATGCTTCCTTCAATGCAGCTGCTGCACAATCTTCACACATGCAATTTCCGGGTATGTACCATCCTTCTCCACAGCCTGCTGCAATTACCAGTCCACACCACTTAGGCCCTGCTATGGGAGGTAATGTTGGAGTTGGTGTGGCTGCAGCTGCTCCTGGGGCGCAAGTGGGTGGCTATCAGCAGCCCCAACTGGGTCATCTCAATTGGACGACAAACTTCTAA
- the LOC122300921 gene encoding uncharacterized protein LOC122300921 isoform X7, with amino-acid sequence MEYKGSVDPQSHSENVGQGMKLHPFSDRNVRRGGGYTRKALPGIKFRVVRDNRVNQNTDKEVKPALPQHTRSTNEKVIPNVPAKGFTETSGSQKPFGGRSSSQTLNGPNESHPRHPRDASLRKNDGKVPEEKRSSVSYTNSRMQAAKLNNSHPSPASLASSSSAVGVYFSSTDPVHVPSPDSRPSGTVGAIKREVGVVGVRRQHSDNSVKTSTMPSNSFANSLLVKDGSSESFRPLNVFSRTDQRSQTTATDSVIASMSVSRSFLSNQNSGRPHQQPVSHQKASQHKIAWKPKSSQKSAVSSPGVIGTPTKSISPPAENLEDLESETDKFQDKLSSVNIYENQNVIIAQHIRVPETDRCRLTFGSIGTEFDSSRNLVSGLQAVGTTEESNGDPPASLSVSAPESSGDDASGSRLAELHDGLVRNSGSDSPSSVVASEHQLPDKKQSSSPQNLDNYADIGLVRDNSPSYVPSESQHHQDPPELSGFSQAYDPQTGYDIPYFRPTVDETIRGQGLPSPQEALSSHTTNSIPASTIAMVQQQQPPVAQMYPQVHVSHFPNLMPYRQFLPPLYVSPMAMPGYSSNAAYPHPSNGSSYLLMPGGSSHVNASSLKYGVQQFKPVPAGSPTGFGNFTNPTGYINAPGVVGGANGLEDSSRIKYKDGNIYVSNPQYMPWQAEASEIWIQNPRELPGMQSTPYYNMPAQSPHGAYMPSHTGHASFNAAAAQSSHMQFPGMYHPSPQPAAITSPHHLGPAMGGNVGVGVAAAAPGAQVGGYQQPQLGHLNWTTNF; translated from the exons ATGGAGTACAAGGGCTCTGTGGATCCACAAAGTCATTCTGAGAATGTTGGTCAAGGGATGAAACTTCATCCATTTTCTGATCGTAATGtccgaagaggaggaggctatACAAGGAAAGCTTTACCTG GTATCAAGTTCCGTGTTGTGAGAGATAATAGAGTTAATCAAAATACAGATAAAGAAGTGAAGCCTGCTTTGCCGCAACATACAAGGTCTACCAATGAGAAAGTGATCCCAAATGTTCCTGCAAAGGG ATTTACAGAAACCTCAGGCAGTCAGAAGCCCTTTGGTGGACGAAGTTCATCTCAGACTTTGAATGGGCCGAATGAATCACACCCTAGACATCCTCGGGATGCCAGTTTGAGGAAAAATGATGGGAAAGTACCAGAGGAAAAGCGGTCTTCAGTTTCCTACACAAATTCTCGGATGCAAGCAGCAAAGTTAAACAACTCCCACCCAAGTCCTGCAAGTCTGGCATCAAGCAGTTCTGCTGTTGGGGTGTATTTCTCTTCCACAGATCCGGTTCATGTGCCATCTCCAGATTCCCGACCCTCAGGAACTGTTGGAGCTATTAAGCGTGAAGTTGGTGTCGTCGGTGTTCGTAGACAGCATTCTGACAATTCTGTCAAAACGTCTACCATGCCAAGTAATTCTTTCGCAAATTCACTTTTGGTTAAGGATGGTTCTTCAGAATCATTTCGACCCCTCAATGTGTTTTCTAGAACTGACCAGCGGAGCCAAACTACTGCAACTGATTCTGTTATTGCCAGCATGTCAGTCAGCAGATCATTCTTAAGCAACCAGAATAGTGGCAGGCCACATCAACAACCTGTTAGTCATCAGAAAG CTTCCCAGCATAAAATAGCGTGGAAACCTAAATCTAGCCAAAAGTCAGCTGTTAGTAGCCCTGGGGTAATTGGAACGCCTACAAAATCTATTTCGCCACCTGCTGAAAATCTAGAGGATTTGGAATCTGAAACAGACAAGTTCCAAGATAAGCTTTCAAGTGTAAACATCTATGAGAATCAAAATGTGATCATAGCACAGCATATACGAGTCCCTGAGACTGATCGCTGTCGGCTTACATTTGGCAGCATTGGGACTGAATTTGATTCTTCAAGGAATCTTGTTTCTGGACTGCAAGCTGTAGGAACTACAGAAGAATCAAATGGGGACCCTCCAGCGAG TTTGTCGGTGTCAGCTCCAGAGTCTTCTGGCGATGATGCTTCTGGTAGCAGGCTGGCAGAATTACATGATGGTCTTGTTAGAAATTCTGGATCTGATTCTCCATCTTCTGTAGTGGCTTCTGAGCATCAACTGCCTGATAAGAAACAGTCCTCAAGCCCTCAGAATTTGGATAATTATGCAGATATTGGATTGGTTCGAGACAATAGTCCATCTTATGTCCCGTCAGAGTCGCAGCACCATCAAGATCCTCCTGAACTATCAGGATTTTCG CAGGCATACGATCCTCAGACCGGTTATGATATACCCTATTTTAGACCCACAGTGGATGAAACTATACGGGGCCAGGGTCTACCATCTCCTCAGGAG GCTTTAAGTTCACATACAACCAACAGCATCCCTGCATCAACAATTGCCATGGTACAACAGCAGCAACCGCCTGTAGCACAGATGTACCCGCAAGTTCATGTTTCCCATTTTCCGAATCTTATGCCATACCGTCAGTTCCTTCCCCCACTTTATGTTTCACCAATGGCCATGCCTGGCTATTCCAGTAATGCAGCGTATCCTCATCCATCAAATGGTAGCAGTTACTTGCTCATGCCGGGAGGTAGTTCACATGTAAATGCAAGCAGCCTGAAGTATGGAGTTCAACAGTTTAAGCCTGTTCCTGCTGGCAGTCCCACAGGGTTTGGAAATTTTACCAACCCAACAGGGTATATTAATGCTCCTGGTGTAGTTGGTGGTGCAAATGGGCTTGAAGATTCATCTAGAATCAAATACAAAGATGGCAATATTTATGTTTCAAATCCGCAG TATATGCCATGGCAGGCCGAGGCCTCTGAAATATGGATTCAGAACCCAAGGGAGCTTCCAGGTATGCAATCCACTCCGTACTACAACATGCCAGCGCAATCGCCTCATGGTGCCTATATGCCATCCCACACAGGTCATGCTTCCTTCAATGCAGCTGCTGCACAATCTTCACACATGCAATTTCCGGGTATGTACCATCCTTCTCCACAGCCTGCTGCAATTACCAGTCCACACCACTTAGGCCCTGCTATGGGAGGTAATGTTGGAGTTGGTGTGGCTGCAGCTGCTCCTGGGGCGCAAGTGGGTGGCTATCAGCAGCCCCAACTGGGTCATCTCAATTGGACGACAAACTTCTAA
- the LOC122300921 gene encoding GBF-interacting protein 1-like isoform X2 — MVSNGSVVEGGETQLLSARVRRTIQSIKEIVGNHSELDIYAALKETNMDPNETAQKLLNQDPFHEVKRRRDKKKENMEYKGSVDPQSHSENVGQGMKLHPFSDRNVRRGGGYTRKALPGIKFRVVRDNRVNQNTDKEVKPALPQHTRSTNEKVIPNVPAKGFTETSGSQKPFGGRSSSQTLNGPNESHPRHPRDASLRKNDGKVPEEKRSSVSYTNSRMQAAKLNNSHPSPASLASSSSAVGVYFSSTDPVHVPSPDSRPSGTVGAIKREVGVVGVRRQHSDNSVKTSTMPSNSFANSLLVKDGSSESFRPLNVFSRTDQRSQTTATDSVIASMSVSRSFLSNQNSGRPHQQPVSHQKASQHKIAWKPKSSQKSAVSSPGVIGTPTKSISPPAENLEDLESETDKFQDKLSSVNIYENQNVIIAQHIRVPETDRCRLTFGSIGTEFDSSRNLVSGLQAVGTTEESNGDPPASLSVSAPESSGDDASGSRLAELHDGLVRNSGSDSPSSVVASEHQLPDKKQSSSPQNLDNYADIGLVRDNSPSYVPSESQHHQDPPELSGFSAYDPQTGYDIPYFRPTVDETIRGQGLPSPQEALSSHTTNSIPASTIAMVQQQQPPVAQMYPQVHVSHFPNLMPYRQFLPPLYVSPMAMPGYSSNAAYPHPSNGSSYLLMPGGSSHVNASSLKYGVQQFKPVPAGSPTGFGNFTNPTGYINAPGVVGGANGLEDSSRIKYKDGNIYVSNPQYMPWQAEASEIWIQNPRELPGMQSTPYYNMPAQSPHGAYMPSHTGHASFNAAAAQSSHMQFPGMYHPSPQPAAITSPHHLGPAMGGNVGVGVAAAAPGAQVGGYQQPQLGHLNWTTNF; from the exons atccATTCCATGAGGTCAAGAGAAGAAGAGATAAGAAGAAGGAG AATATGGAGTACAAGGGCTCTGTGGATCCACAAAGTCATTCTGAGAATGTTGGTCAAGGGATGAAACTTCATCCATTTTCTGATCGTAATGtccgaagaggaggaggctatACAAGGAAAGCTTTACCTG GTATCAAGTTCCGTGTTGTGAGAGATAATAGAGTTAATCAAAATACAGATAAAGAAGTGAAGCCTGCTTTGCCGCAACATACAAGGTCTACCAATGAGAAAGTGATCCCAAATGTTCCTGCAAAGGG ATTTACAGAAACCTCAGGCAGTCAGAAGCCCTTTGGTGGACGAAGTTCATCTCAGACTTTGAATGGGCCGAATGAATCACACCCTAGACATCCTCGGGATGCCAGTTTGAGGAAAAATGATGGGAAAGTACCAGAGGAAAAGCGGTCTTCAGTTTCCTACACAAATTCTCGGATGCAAGCAGCAAAGTTAAACAACTCCCACCCAAGTCCTGCAAGTCTGGCATCAAGCAGTTCTGCTGTTGGGGTGTATTTCTCTTCCACAGATCCGGTTCATGTGCCATCTCCAGATTCCCGACCCTCAGGAACTGTTGGAGCTATTAAGCGTGAAGTTGGTGTCGTCGGTGTTCGTAGACAGCATTCTGACAATTCTGTCAAAACGTCTACCATGCCAAGTAATTCTTTCGCAAATTCACTTTTGGTTAAGGATGGTTCTTCAGAATCATTTCGACCCCTCAATGTGTTTTCTAGAACTGACCAGCGGAGCCAAACTACTGCAACTGATTCTGTTATTGCCAGCATGTCAGTCAGCAGATCATTCTTAAGCAACCAGAATAGTGGCAGGCCACATCAACAACCTGTTAGTCATCAGAAAG CTTCCCAGCATAAAATAGCGTGGAAACCTAAATCTAGCCAAAAGTCAGCTGTTAGTAGCCCTGGGGTAATTGGAACGCCTACAAAATCTATTTCGCCACCTGCTGAAAATCTAGAGGATTTGGAATCTGAAACAGACAAGTTCCAAGATAAGCTTTCAAGTGTAAACATCTATGAGAATCAAAATGTGATCATAGCACAGCATATACGAGTCCCTGAGACTGATCGCTGTCGGCTTACATTTGGCAGCATTGGGACTGAATTTGATTCTTCAAGGAATCTTGTTTCTGGACTGCAAGCTGTAGGAACTACAGAAGAATCAAATGGGGACCCTCCAGCGAG TTTGTCGGTGTCAGCTCCAGAGTCTTCTGGCGATGATGCTTCTGGTAGCAGGCTGGCAGAATTACATGATGGTCTTGTTAGAAATTCTGGATCTGATTCTCCATCTTCTGTAGTGGCTTCTGAGCATCAACTGCCTGATAAGAAACAGTCCTCAAGCCCTCAGAATTTGGATAATTATGCAGATATTGGATTGGTTCGAGACAATAGTCCATCTTATGTCCCGTCAGAGTCGCAGCACCATCAAGATCCTCCTGAACTATCAGGATTTTCG GCATACGATCCTCAGACCGGTTATGATATACCCTATTTTAGACCCACAGTGGATGAAACTATACGGGGCCAGGGTCTACCATCTCCTCAGGAG GCTTTAAGTTCACATACAACCAACAGCATCCCTGCATCAACAATTGCCATGGTACAACAGCAGCAACCGCCTGTAGCACAGATGTACCCGCAAGTTCATGTTTCCCATTTTCCGAATCTTATGCCATACCGTCAGTTCCTTCCCCCACTTTATGTTTCACCAATGGCCATGCCTGGCTATTCCAGTAATGCAGCGTATCCTCATCCATCAAATGGTAGCAGTTACTTGCTCATGCCGGGAGGTAGTTCACATGTAAATGCAAGCAGCCTGAAGTATGGAGTTCAACAGTTTAAGCCTGTTCCTGCTGGCAGTCCCACAGGGTTTGGAAATTTTACCAACCCAACAGGGTATATTAATGCTCCTGGTGTAGTTGGTGGTGCAAATGGGCTTGAAGATTCATCTAGAATCAAATACAAAGATGGCAATATTTATGTTTCAAATCCGCAG TATATGCCATGGCAGGCCGAGGCCTCTGAAATATGGATTCAGAACCCAAGGGAGCTTCCAGGTATGCAATCCACTCCGTACTACAACATGCCAGCGCAATCGCCTCATGGTGCCTATATGCCATCCCACACAGGTCATGCTTCCTTCAATGCAGCTGCTGCACAATCTTCACACATGCAATTTCCGGGTATGTACCATCCTTCTCCACAGCCTGCTGCAATTACCAGTCCACACCACTTAGGCCCTGCTATGGGAGGTAATGTTGGAGTTGGTGTGGCTGCAGCTGCTCCTGGGGCGCAAGTGGGTGGCTATCAGCAGCCCCAACTGGGTCATCTCAATTGGACGACAAACTTCTAA